A stretch of the Archangium violaceum genome encodes the following:
- the lptE gene encoding LPS assembly lipoprotein LptE, translated as MSRMRVVGWVLLLSGLGCGYRFAPGGAGLPEGVRSVCAPVFRNDTAEPALAQLFTQNFRQELLRAGVLGGGGACEASVEGIVVGVSSGPTNTADPFFQPDAQGTVPRIASYRASATVVLRLMRDGRLLSETTVSGSEDFLPGTTNVSGDVLEVEANRQAALHRLSETLMREGYERLATSW; from the coding sequence ATGTCCCGGATGCGCGTGGTGGGGTGGGTCCTCTTGTTGTCGGGTCTCGGGTGCGGCTACCGCTTCGCGCCGGGGGGCGCGGGGTTGCCCGAGGGCGTGCGTTCGGTGTGCGCGCCCGTCTTCCGCAACGACACGGCCGAGCCGGCCCTGGCGCAGCTCTTCACCCAGAACTTCCGTCAGGAGTTGCTGCGCGCCGGAGTGCTCGGCGGTGGCGGGGCCTGTGAGGCCTCCGTGGAGGGGATTGTCGTGGGGGTGAGCAGCGGGCCCACCAACACCGCGGATCCCTTCTTTCAGCCGGACGCGCAGGGCACCGTCCCACGGATCGCCAGCTACCGGGCTTCCGCGACGGTGGTGCTGCGGCTGATGCGGGATGGACGGCTCCTGTCGGAGACGACGGTCTCCGGCTCCGAGGACTTCCTTCCGGGCACGACGAACGTGTCCGGCGATGTCCTGGAGGTCGAGGCCAACCGTCAGGCCGCGCTCCATCGTCTCTCGGAGACGCTGATGCGCGAGGGCTACGAACGGTTGGCCACCAGCTGGTGA
- a CDS encoding DUF4388 domain-containing protein encodes MALTGTLKDFGIADILQLIGQQQKTGVLYLKSKDQDVQVFFRDGNIVRAESITRKKKDLIGNMLVRAELITEQQLESALETQKRTLKRLGDVLTSTGAISAQKLKQMMQLQVTETLYGLFSWKAGTYEFKQEDVQADSESITPLRAESVLMEGFRMVDEWPHVRKKLPHEAMTFERIKELPASRSQPKEDDFDAAFDDAFSEEKKDENKGEFKSIGSTERRVYELIAPGRDVRKLVDLSCLGEFETCKALVNLLNLEYIRAHQVSGRASSSGGAGLIVRVGGMVARAVVTVIVLAALGFVGSRLRPDTWDLGDDSASSFADPAAQRLLARAQQARIEAALEVFRLEKGALPERLDALVEVGLLQREDLRYPWRDDYYYRRTSDRQFILLSPLR; translated from the coding sequence ATGGCCCTCACGGGAACGCTCAAGGACTTCGGCATCGCGGACATCCTGCAGCTCATCGGGCAGCAGCAGAAGACCGGTGTGCTGTACCTCAAGAGCAAGGATCAGGATGTCCAGGTCTTCTTCCGGGACGGCAACATCGTCCGTGCCGAGAGCATCACCCGGAAGAAGAAGGACCTCATCGGCAACATGCTGGTGCGGGCCGAGCTCATCACCGAGCAGCAGCTCGAGAGCGCGCTGGAGACGCAGAAGCGCACCCTCAAGCGGCTCGGCGACGTGCTCACCTCCACCGGTGCCATCTCCGCCCAGAAGCTCAAGCAGATGATGCAACTCCAGGTGACGGAGACCCTCTACGGGCTCTTCTCCTGGAAGGCGGGCACCTACGAGTTCAAGCAGGAGGACGTCCAGGCGGACAGCGAGTCCATCACGCCGCTGCGTGCCGAGAGCGTGCTGATGGAAGGCTTCCGGATGGTGGACGAGTGGCCCCACGTCCGCAAGAAGCTCCCCCACGAGGCGATGACCTTCGAGCGGATCAAGGAGCTACCCGCCTCCAGGTCCCAGCCGAAGGAGGACGACTTCGACGCCGCCTTCGACGACGCCTTCTCCGAGGAGAAGAAGGACGAGAACAAGGGCGAGTTCAAGTCCATCGGCAGCACCGAGCGTCGCGTCTACGAGCTCATCGCCCCCGGCCGCGACGTGCGCAAGCTGGTGGACCTCAGCTGCCTGGGCGAGTTCGAGACCTGCAAGGCGCTCGTCAACCTCCTCAACCTCGAGTACATCCGCGCCCATCAGGTCTCGGGCCGGGCCTCTTCCTCGGGTGGGGCGGGTCTGATCGTCCGGGTGGGCGGCATGGTGGCCCGCGCCGTCGTCACCGTCATCGTGCTGGCCGCGCTTGGCTTCGTGGGCTCGCGCCTGCGGCCGGATACCTGGGACCTGGGCGACGACTCGGCCTCCTCGTTCGCGGACCCGGCGGCCCAGCGTCTTCTGGCGCGCGCGCAACAAGCCCGAATCGAAGCCGCACTGGAAGTGTTTCGACTGGAAAAGGGGGCCCTACCCGAGCGGCTGGATGCGCTGGTGGAGGTGGGTCTCCTACAGCGGGAGGATCTGCGCTACCCCTGGCGGGACGATTACTACTATCGCCGGACGTCAGATCGGCAGTTCATCCTCCTGTCTCCCCTGCGCTAG
- a CDS encoding Fpg/Nei family DNA glycosylase: MPEGNIIHRIARIHRRWLVGRHFTADSPQGRFSSEARHLSGRALVSVDAHGKHLFHHFEGGVRLHIHLGLFGHIRHFRAGAPPPSPTCRLRLASPHAALHLAGPQACELLSPEAEATLRARLGEDPLRPEASPTRAFEALRRGRVPLATALLDQERIAGVGNILRAEALFLARLPPLMPASTLRLADFERLWEALRLLLEDAARDGRIVTPHAPPAPWNIPGKRREDRFSVYDREGKPCPRCATPISRLALAGRGLFFCESCQATGTGDRPALR, from the coding sequence ATGCCTGAAGGGAACATCATCCACCGGATCGCCCGGATCCACCGCCGCTGGCTCGTGGGGCGCCACTTCACCGCCGACTCGCCGCAAGGGCGCTTCTCCTCGGAAGCCCGACACCTCTCGGGACGGGCACTCGTGAGCGTGGACGCGCATGGCAAGCACCTCTTCCACCACTTCGAGGGCGGGGTGCGGCTGCACATCCACCTCGGACTCTTTGGACACATACGACACTTCCGCGCCGGAGCCCCTCCGCCCTCCCCCACGTGCCGGCTGCGGCTCGCCTCTCCCCATGCGGCGCTCCATCTCGCCGGACCCCAGGCCTGTGAGCTGCTGAGCCCCGAGGCCGAGGCCACCCTCCGCGCCCGGCTCGGGGAGGATCCCCTGCGCCCGGAGGCCTCGCCCACGCGGGCCTTCGAGGCCCTCCGTCGAGGCCGCGTGCCCCTCGCGACCGCGCTGCTGGATCAGGAGCGCATCGCCGGCGTGGGCAACATCCTGCGCGCCGAGGCCCTCTTCCTCGCGCGCCTGCCCCCGCTGATGCCCGCCTCGACACTGCGTCTGGCGGACTTCGAGCGCTTGTGGGAAGCCCTCCGCCTGCTGTTGGAGGACGCGGCCCGGGATGGACGCATCGTCACGCCCCATGCGCCCCCGGCTCCCTGGAACATCCCCGGCAAGCGCCGCGAGGACCGTTTCAGCGTCTACGACCGCGAGGGAAAGCCGTGCCCCCGGTGCGCCACGCCCATCTCGCGCCTGGCGCTGGCCGGCCGGGGGTTGTTCTTCTGCGAGAGCTGCCAGGCGACGGGCACGGGTGACAGGCCGGCGCTCCGTTGA
- the mazG gene encoding nucleoside triphosphate pyrophosphohydrolase encodes MSAAGEQLDRLMGIMARLRSEDGCPWDREQDLRSLRPYLAEEAFEVLDEMDRVAEGGPWRPLGEELGDLLFQIVFHARLAEELGEFSMADVARAISDKLTSRHPHVFGEKQADGSPQPLANWAKLKAEERKKKTGHEGSVLDGVPTGAPALLRAERLTEKASRIGFDWPGIQEVRAKLYEELGELDEAIASGNRDELEHELGDVLFSLANLARFLQTPAEDALRMAIRRFTTRFQHIESALRAEGVPLGEATLEHMERHWQAAKVVEKALPPPTRVPRAPLVALRLPVTDLAAQRAFWDRTAPLLGWSAERGSAEEASYSDGLYRLVFTQGSSAPSPATFTFGAPSAAAVERLRTLLESGSPGSVLEGSGGTGRFFFQDPAGLRWEYAFGGH; translated from the coding sequence ATGAGTGCAGCAGGGGAGCAATTGGACAGGCTGATGGGAATCATGGCCCGTCTCCGCTCGGAGGACGGCTGCCCGTGGGACAGGGAGCAGGATCTGCGCTCGTTGCGGCCCTACCTGGCCGAGGAAGCCTTCGAGGTGCTCGACGAGATGGATCGGGTGGCCGAGGGAGGCCCCTGGCGCCCGCTGGGTGAGGAGTTGGGGGATCTGCTCTTCCAGATCGTCTTCCACGCCCGGCTCGCGGAGGAGCTGGGGGAGTTCTCCATGGCGGACGTGGCCCGGGCGATCAGCGACAAGCTCACCAGCCGCCACCCCCATGTCTTCGGGGAGAAGCAGGCGGACGGAAGCCCACAGCCGCTGGCCAACTGGGCGAAGCTGAAGGCCGAGGAGCGCAAGAAGAAGACGGGCCACGAGGGCTCCGTGCTCGATGGCGTGCCCACGGGCGCCCCGGCCCTGCTGCGCGCCGAGCGCCTCACGGAGAAGGCCAGCCGCATCGGGTTCGACTGGCCCGGCATCCAGGAGGTGCGCGCCAAGCTGTACGAGGAGCTCGGGGAGCTGGACGAGGCCATCGCCTCGGGGAACCGGGACGAGCTGGAGCACGAGCTGGGCGATGTCCTCTTCTCCCTGGCCAACCTCGCGCGCTTCCTCCAGACGCCCGCCGAGGACGCGCTGCGGATGGCCATCCGCCGCTTCACCACGCGCTTCCAGCACATCGAATCCGCCCTGCGCGCCGAGGGTGTTCCCCTGGGCGAGGCCACGCTCGAGCACATGGAGCGCCATTGGCAGGCCGCCAAGGTGGTGGAGAAGGCCCTACCGCCCCCTACCCGCGTCCCCCGCGCGCCCCTGGTGGCGCTGCGCCTGCCCGTGACGGACCTGGCCGCCCAGAGGGCCTTCTGGGACAGGACCGCCCCGCTCCTCGGTTGGAGCGCGGAGCGGGGGAGCGCCGAGGAGGCGAGCTACAGCGACGGGCTGTACCGGCTCGTCTTCACCCAGGGCTCCAGCGCCCCCTCCCCCGCCACCTTCACCTTCGGGGCCCCCTCGGCGGCGGCGGTGGAGCGGCTGCGTACCCTCCTGGAGAGCGGCTCGCCCGGAAGCGTGTTGGAGGGATCCGGGGGCACTGGCCGGTTCTTCTTCCAGGATCCCGCCGGCCTCCGTTGGGAATATGCCTTCGGAGGCCACTGA
- a CDS encoding tetratricopeptide repeat protein, protein MSRLPLLRFLPLLLCLTLWMPVRQAHAQKSKRQTPPPASAAQRPGYQDPSMLEPEEMAVDPAEEMTDDSVYEEEEEDTSRAGRGKKRKGKSRDDDAAEEEAARPEAQPETPAAVEVQLRPQPPAPPPVVRPPPPAILTPRITDADLQAAWDKWQNAVAALDMEAARKAQQELVSLKDDVAALDMEALSIGFIRAAEGRRKANDSAGALQLVEHAVSLSPNLPYARLALAEAYARRSPGDVGAYSQEIKAAISVLLKDPRYRRPALADLGAVLLVALLATVTVVVGVLFLRWARFFLHDFHHLFPRAAARWQSAALAVLLLIGTPLALRLGLVPVLLILLASVAVYLTLAERAVAVVLLVAAAFVPFAAGKIAQSSIFAGTVAEDIYILERGGLAAEPVAERVRARHEKKQADFAELYALGRFEARRGLMEEAIAHYKAAAALRAGHAGLMTNLANAMLATGDTDGAARLYAEASAADPGLAAPAFNLAEVYRRRAAVAPDSEIGSENQKARDALGAAQRLDGSLLMWQRPPDDRLLMNRLLISPPLAEADLPVTEETRKAEQEAAERVEGQLSRRLLGGGSGLTAWGLPVLGSLFVFALGFAGRSFKASRECEKCGRPVCRRCDKELGVASKMCAQCVNVFSRKGAVEARVRARKQIEIERNRRWESGVSYVFGALVSGAGHVFQGLPVRGAIYAFFFLFAVSGVLLRSGVLRAPYGEVPLYLKLAPLLLLLIPLHLLTLRGLYRRQNE, encoded by the coding sequence ATGTCGCGCCTCCCCCTGTTGCGCTTCCTGCCGCTGCTGCTGTGCCTCACGTTGTGGATGCCCGTGCGTCAGGCGCATGCGCAGAAGTCCAAGCGCCAGACGCCTCCACCCGCATCCGCGGCACAGCGGCCCGGGTACCAGGATCCTTCGATGTTGGAGCCGGAGGAGATGGCGGTCGATCCCGCGGAGGAGATGACCGACGACTCCGTCTACGAGGAGGAGGAAGAAGACACCTCGCGTGCCGGCCGCGGCAAGAAGCGCAAGGGCAAGTCGCGGGACGACGACGCGGCCGAGGAGGAGGCCGCGCGGCCCGAGGCCCAGCCGGAGACGCCCGCCGCCGTCGAGGTTCAGCTTCGCCCGCAGCCGCCCGCCCCGCCTCCCGTGGTGCGACCTCCTCCGCCGGCCATCCTCACCCCGCGCATCACCGACGCGGATCTGCAGGCCGCCTGGGACAAGTGGCAGAATGCGGTGGCCGCGCTGGACATGGAAGCGGCCCGGAAGGCCCAGCAGGAGCTGGTGTCGCTCAAGGACGATGTGGCGGCCCTGGACATGGAGGCGCTCAGCATCGGCTTCATCCGGGCGGCCGAGGGGCGGCGCAAGGCCAATGATTCGGCCGGCGCGCTGCAGTTGGTGGAGCACGCGGTGTCGCTCTCGCCGAACCTGCCCTATGCGCGGCTCGCGCTCGCCGAGGCCTACGCCCGTCGCTCGCCTGGAGACGTGGGCGCGTACTCGCAGGAGATCAAGGCCGCGATCTCGGTGCTGCTGAAGGATCCCCGCTACCGGCGCCCGGCGCTGGCGGACCTCGGGGCGGTGCTCCTGGTGGCGCTGCTGGCCACGGTGACGGTGGTGGTGGGCGTGCTCTTCCTGCGGTGGGCGCGCTTCTTCCTCCATGACTTCCACCACCTCTTCCCCCGTGCGGCGGCCCGGTGGCAGTCGGCGGCCCTGGCGGTGCTGCTGCTGATCGGCACACCGCTGGCGCTGCGGCTGGGCCTGGTGCCCGTGTTGCTCATCCTGCTGGCGTCGGTGGCCGTGTACCTCACCCTGGCGGAGCGGGCGGTGGCGGTGGTGCTGCTGGTGGCGGCGGCGTTCGTGCCGTTCGCCGCCGGGAAGATCGCCCAGTCGTCGATCTTCGCTGGGACGGTGGCCGAGGACATCTACATCCTGGAGCGGGGTGGGCTCGCCGCCGAGCCGGTGGCGGAGCGGGTGCGAGCACGGCACGAGAAGAAGCAGGCCGACTTCGCGGAGTTGTACGCGCTCGGGCGCTTCGAGGCCCGCCGCGGCCTGATGGAGGAGGCCATCGCCCACTACAAGGCGGCGGCGGCCCTGCGCGCCGGGCACGCGGGGCTGATGACCAACCTCGCCAACGCGATGCTGGCCACGGGTGACACGGACGGGGCGGCGCGCCTCTATGCCGAGGCCTCGGCGGCGGACCCGGGACTGGCCGCTCCCGCCTTCAACCTGGCCGAGGTGTACCGCCGCCGCGCCGCCGTGGCTCCGGACTCGGAGATCGGCTCGGAGAACCAGAAGGCGCGCGATGCGCTCGGCGCCGCGCAGCGCCTGGATGGATCCCTCCTGATGTGGCAGCGCCCGCCGGATGATCGCCTGCTGATGAACCGGCTGTTGATCAGCCCGCCGCTCGCCGAGGCGGACCTGCCGGTGACCGAGGAGACCCGGAAGGCGGAGCAGGAGGCCGCGGAGCGGGTGGAGGGCCAGTTGTCGCGCCGGTTGCTCGGGGGCGGCTCGGGGCTCACCGCCTGGGGCCTGCCGGTGCTGGGCTCGCTGTTCGTCTTCGCGCTCGGCTTCGCGGGCAGGTCGTTCAAGGCCTCGCGCGAGTGCGAGAAGTGCGGCCGTCCGGTGTGCCGCCGGTGCGACAAGGAGCTGGGCGTGGCCAGCAAGATGTGCGCCCAGTGCGTCAACGTCTTCTCGCGCAAGGGCGCGGTGGAGGCTCGCGTCCGGGCCCGCAAGCAGATCGAAATCGAGCGCAACCGCCGGTGGGAGAGCGGCGTGTCCTACGTCTTCGGCGCGCTGGTGTCCGGCGCGGGCCACGTGTTCCAGGGGCTCCCGGTGCGCGGCGCCATCTACGCCTTCTTCTTCCTCTTCGCGGTGTCTGGCGTGCTGCTGCGCTCCGGGGTGCTGCGCGCGCCCTATGGCGAGGTGCCGCTGTATCTCAAGCTGGCCCCGCTGCTGCTCCTTCTCATTCCCCTCCACCTTTTGACGTTGCGCGGGCTGTACCGCCGCCAGAACGAGTAG
- the leuS gene encoding leucine--tRNA ligase, protein MAMNERYEPQEIEQKWQTRWEEAGVFRAGKRPGAPKKYILEMLPYPSGKMHMGHVRNYLIGDVYARFFLMRGYDVLHPMGWDAFGLPAENAAIKDGVHPEVRTQENIDSFKKEIRSLGYSYDWTREVNTSKPEYYRWNQWFFIQMLERGLVYRRFSKVNWCTGCLTVIANEQVKEGVCERCESPVVDKEQPEWAFRITKYSQELLDGLDELKEWPERITSMQRNWIGRSEGVEADFSVQGSDARIRVFTTRVDTIYGCTYVVLAPDHKLVAQVTTPAQRAEVDAFVKKMAAISKMDRTAEGATKEGVFTGAHAINPFTGQPVPIWIANFVLSDYGTGAVMSVPAHDERDFEFARKYGLPVKVVVQPASGDKLPAGDALEAAYTEYGVLVDSGEYTGLSSADARKKMGEKLKAEGRGEPKVTYRQKDWGFSRQRYWGTPIPIIYCDKCDPERRGQPVPLEQLPVVLPKIDTQAVLTGKGEPPLAKVPSWVETTCPKCSGPARREAETMDTFVDSCWYFARYLSPHFDQAPFDPKEAQRWLPVDVYVGGPEHAVMHLLYFRFWTRVMKLLGLSPVDEPVTRLVTQGIVNGPDGRKMSKRWGNVVAPSSIVAKYGADTARTYVMFAGPPERDFDWSDDQVEGAFRFLKRVWTLAVQHQGVAGATHDGAFEGKALEIRRAAHKCLKRVGEAIERLSFNTAIAGAMEYVNALYALGTPETPAEKAAMAEAVRMLTVVLTPFAPHLSDEIAEAYGARDFVVSQGWPEFDPALVVDDVIPYAVQVNGKLRAEIRVPADAAEADVRAAAEGDERVKAAMAGKTLRKLVFVPKRLVNFVVG, encoded by the coding sequence ATGGCCATGAACGAGCGTTACGAGCCGCAGGAAATCGAGCAGAAGTGGCAGACCCGTTGGGAAGAGGCGGGCGTGTTCAGGGCGGGCAAACGCCCGGGAGCCCCGAAGAAGTACATCCTCGAGATGCTGCCGTACCCCAGCGGCAAGATGCACATGGGGCACGTGCGCAACTACCTCATCGGAGACGTCTACGCGCGCTTCTTCCTGATGCGGGGCTATGACGTGCTGCACCCGATGGGTTGGGACGCCTTCGGTCTGCCGGCGGAGAACGCGGCCATCAAGGACGGCGTGCACCCCGAGGTGCGCACCCAGGAGAACATCGACTCCTTCAAGAAGGAGATCCGCTCGCTGGGCTACAGCTACGACTGGACCCGCGAGGTCAACACCAGCAAGCCCGAGTACTACCGCTGGAACCAGTGGTTCTTCATCCAGATGTTGGAGCGTGGGCTGGTCTATCGCCGCTTCAGCAAGGTGAACTGGTGCACGGGCTGCCTCACCGTCATCGCCAACGAGCAGGTGAAGGAGGGCGTGTGCGAGCGGTGCGAGTCGCCGGTGGTGGACAAGGAGCAGCCCGAGTGGGCCTTCCGCATCACGAAGTACTCGCAGGAGCTGCTGGACGGGCTGGACGAGCTGAAGGAGTGGCCCGAGCGCATCACCTCGATGCAGCGCAACTGGATCGGCCGCTCCGAGGGCGTGGAGGCGGACTTCTCCGTCCAGGGCAGTGACGCGCGCATCCGCGTCTTCACCACGCGTGTGGACACCATCTACGGTTGCACCTACGTGGTGCTGGCGCCGGACCACAAGCTGGTGGCTCAGGTGACCACGCCCGCGCAGCGCGCCGAGGTGGACGCCTTCGTGAAGAAGATGGCCGCCATCTCCAAGATGGACCGCACCGCCGAGGGAGCGACGAAGGAGGGCGTCTTCACCGGGGCCCACGCCATCAACCCCTTCACCGGCCAGCCGGTGCCCATCTGGATCGCCAACTTCGTGCTGTCCGACTATGGCACGGGCGCGGTGATGAGCGTGCCGGCGCACGACGAGCGCGACTTCGAGTTCGCGCGCAAGTACGGCCTGCCCGTGAAGGTGGTGGTGCAGCCGGCCTCGGGGGACAAGCTGCCCGCGGGTGACGCATTGGAGGCGGCCTACACCGAGTACGGCGTGCTGGTGGACTCGGGCGAGTACACGGGCCTGTCCTCGGCCGATGCGCGCAAGAAGATGGGCGAGAAGCTGAAGGCCGAGGGCCGAGGCGAGCCCAAGGTGACGTACCGCCAGAAGGACTGGGGCTTCAGCCGCCAGCGCTACTGGGGCACGCCCATCCCCATCATCTACTGCGACAAGTGCGACCCCGAGCGCCGGGGCCAGCCCGTGCCGTTGGAGCAGCTGCCGGTGGTCCTGCCGAAGATCGACACCCAGGCGGTGCTGACGGGCAAGGGCGAGCCGCCGCTGGCCAAGGTGCCCTCGTGGGTGGAGACCACCTGCCCCAAGTGCTCGGGCCCCGCCCGGCGCGAGGCGGAGACGATGGACACGTTCGTCGACTCCTGCTGGTACTTCGCGCGCTACCTGTCGCCGCATTTCGATCAGGCGCCCTTCGATCCGAAGGAGGCCCAGCGCTGGCTGCCGGTGGACGTGTACGTGGGTGGCCCCGAGCACGCGGTGATGCACCTGCTGTACTTCCGGTTCTGGACCCGCGTGATGAAGCTGCTGGGGCTGAGCCCGGTGGACGAGCCCGTCACGCGTCTGGTGACGCAGGGCATCGTCAACGGCCCGGACGGGCGGAAGATGTCCAAGCGCTGGGGCAACGTGGTGGCGCCGTCCTCCATCGTGGCCAAGTACGGCGCGGACACCGCGCGCACCTACGTGATGTTCGCTGGCCCTCCCGAGCGTGACTTCGACTGGTCCGACGATCAGGTGGAGGGCGCCTTCCGCTTCCTCAAGCGGGTGTGGACGCTGGCCGTCCAGCATCAGGGGGTGGCGGGGGCCACGCATGACGGGGCCTTCGAGGGCAAGGCGCTGGAGATCCGCCGCGCGGCGCACAAGTGCCTGAAGCGGGTAGGGGAGGCCATCGAGCGCCTGTCCTTCAACACCGCGATCGCCGGTGCCATGGAGTACGTGAACGCGCTGTACGCGCTGGGCACGCCGGAGACGCCCGCGGAGAAGGCCGCCATGGCCGAGGCCGTGCGGATGTTGACGGTGGTGCTGACGCCGTTCGCCCCACACCTGTCCGACGAGATCGCCGAGGCCTACGGCGCCAGGGACTTCGTCGTCTCGCAGGGCTGGCCGGAGTTCGATCCGGCGCTGGTGGTGGACGACGTGATTCCGTACGCGGTGCAGGTGAACGGCAAGCTGCGCGCGGAGATCCGCGTGCCGGCGGACGCGGCGGAGGCGGACGTGAGGGCCGCGGCCGAAGGAGACGAGCGGGTGAAGGCGGCCATGGCGGGCAAGACGCTGCGCAAGCTCGTCTTCGTGCCCAAGCGTCTGGTGAACTTCGTCGTTGGCTGA
- a CDS encoding PhoH family protein, protein MRNPATVEAQAAVSPTSAKVDVRDNATTLALCGNQNENLKLMERRLGVRVGQRGTELHLSGPADAVAFTVRLVENLEGIIRAGRPVYREDVEQAIKVLGRGGAESLQDVMLGPVLKSSGNKQISPKSIAQKRYVDAIRAHDIVFGIGPAGTGKTYLAMAMAVAALQERKVKRIVLARPAVEAGEKLGFLPGDLAEKVNPYLRPLYDALHDMMAVERALHLIEQGVVEVAPLAFMRGRTLNDSFVILDEAQNTTVEQMKMFLTRLGYNSKAVITGDVTQVDLPTGKTSGLHHARSILKNVEGICISEFTEVDVVRHPLVQEVIRAYDRYDAAQQAAKEAAKALGKEAEGAAAQESAVTPESDTSNP, encoded by the coding sequence TTGCGAAACCCCGCCACTGTAGAGGCCCAAGCAGCAGTCAGCCCCACCTCCGCCAAGGTGGATGTCCGCGATAACGCGACCACCCTGGCCTTGTGTGGCAACCAGAATGAAAACTTGAAGCTCATGGAGCGCCGGCTCGGTGTTCGGGTCGGACAGCGAGGGACCGAGCTTCATCTATCGGGACCCGCCGATGCCGTGGCCTTCACGGTGCGTCTGGTGGAGAACCTCGAGGGCATCATCCGGGCGGGGCGTCCCGTCTACCGCGAGGACGTCGAGCAGGCCATCAAGGTGCTCGGCCGCGGCGGCGCCGAGTCCCTCCAGGACGTCATGCTGGGCCCCGTGCTGAAGAGCTCGGGCAACAAGCAGATTTCCCCCAAGAGCATCGCGCAGAAGCGCTACGTGGACGCCATCCGCGCCCACGACATCGTCTTCGGCATCGGCCCCGCCGGCACGGGCAAGACGTACCTGGCCATGGCCATGGCGGTCGCCGCCCTGCAGGAGCGCAAGGTCAAGCGCATCGTCCTGGCGCGTCCCGCGGTGGAGGCCGGCGAGAAGTTGGGCTTCCTCCCGGGCGACCTGGCCGAGAAGGTCAACCCCTACCTGCGCCCGCTCTATGACGCGCTGCACGACATGATGGCCGTCGAGCGTGCCCTGCACCTCATCGAGCAGGGGGTGGTGGAGGTGGCTCCGCTGGCCTTCATGCGCGGCCGCACGCTCAACGACTCCTTCGTCATCCTCGATGAGGCGCAGAACACCACCGTCGAGCAGATGAAGATGTTCCTCACCCGTCTGGGCTACAACAGCAAGGCGGTCATCACCGGCGACGTGACGCAGGTGGACCTGCCCACGGGCAAGACGAGCGGTCTGCACCACGCGCGCTCCATCCTCAAGAACGTGGAGGGCATCTGCATCTCCGAGTTCACCGAGGTGGACGTGGTCCGTCACCCGCTGGTGCAGGAGGTGATCCGCGCCTATGACCGCTACGATGCGGCACAGCAGGCGGCCAAGGAGGCGGCCAAGGCGCTCGGCAAGGAAGCCGAGGGAGCCGCGGCTCAGGAATCGGCGGTAACGCCGGAATCCGACACCTCAAACCCCTGA
- the rpsT gene encoding 30S ribosomal protein S20 has product MANTKSAEKRNRQAQKRRARNVNVRTTVKDAVKNLRDTLTTKDAAKSGDALKAATRTINKAASKGVIHKRAASRRISRLARAANRAKAAAK; this is encoded by the coding sequence TTGGCCAACACCAAGTCTGCAGAGAAGCGTAACCGCCAGGCCCAGAAGCGCCGCGCGCGCAACGTCAACGTCCGCACCACCGTGAAGGACGCCGTCAAGAACCTGCGCGACACCCTCACCACCAAGGACGCGGCGAAGAGCGGCGATGCCCTCAAGGCCGCTACCCGCACCATCAACAAGGCCGCGTCCAAGGGCGTCATCCACAAGCGCGCCGCCTCGCGCCGCATCTCCCGGCTCGCCAGGGCCGCCAACCGCGCCAAGGCCGCCGCGAAGTAG
- a CDS encoding response regulator: MTQQIRALVVDDSQAMRRSLMYALQRMGSWLHTDEAQDGAEGLKKLTLGRYDLVLTDINMPLMDGLKLIRHIRQTDAYRTVPIVVITTESAIEDRERAMALGASAYLVKPVQSKVVQDTVKGLLRLE, translated from the coding sequence ATGACGCAGCAGATCCGGGCCCTGGTGGTGGATGACTCGCAGGCCATGCGGCGCAGTCTCATGTACGCGCTGCAGCGAATGGGCTCGTGGCTCCACACCGACGAGGCGCAGGACGGTGCCGAGGGCCTCAAGAAGCTCACCCTCGGTCGTTACGATCTCGTCCTCACCGACATCAACATGCCGTTGATGGACGGGCTCAAGCTCATCCGCCACATCCGGCAGACGGACGCGTACCGCACCGTTCCCATCGTGGTCATCACCACCGAGTCCGCCATCGAGGACCGTGAGCGCGCCATGGCGCTGGGTGCCAGCGCCTACCTGGTGAAGCCGGTCCAGTCCAAGGTGGTCCAGGACACGGTGAAGGGCCTGCTGCGCCTGGAGTAG